From the genome of Denticeps clupeoides chromosome 4, fDenClu1.1, whole genome shotgun sequence, one region includes:
- the LOC114788495 gene encoding leukotriene B4 receptor 1-like gives MTREEKKKIEMYVNGREEKRREEKRRFSGTVHDSENNRAMTANLSFFTTPSVTHLNDSHDAPDIFNTVSRIVGALILSLAFLLGFPGNLFIIFSIMVQSHKRSITTLLILNLAFADGCLMAITFFFVVYVAVKNWIFGRFLCKALFFLCKTNMYASIMLIMLMSLHRLVVIVWPQRVSVLKDRRAMRHLLVGLWILVPLLSLPPVVFRDLQHRKDLSWVCMPNHTLPQYVVLQYTMETVVGFLIPYVVIVCSYVCILRHLRRTQFKRRIRSENLILGIVVFFGIFWLPYHFINVIQVVATLTPEDSTFKNSLDRIWSSGRTVASSVAFISSCVNPVFYTFAARSYIRSNGLSFMARLFEGTGRDLGLKKLRQRDAFGLKSLDSSSSSGTAANKK, from the exons ATGACgagggaggagaaaaagaaaatagagATGTATGTCaatggaagagaagagaagagaagagaagagaagagaaggtttTCAGGGACTGTCCATGATTCAGAGAACAACAGAG CCATGACAGCGAACCTGAGCTTCTTCACCACGCCATCGGTGACCCACCTCAACGATTCTCATGACGCACCAGACATTTTCAACACCGTTTCCCGCATCGTCGGAGCCCTCATCCTCAGCCTGGCCTTCCTCCTGGGTTTCCCGGGCAACCTGTTCATCATCTTCAGCATCATGGTACAGTCCCACAAGCGCTCCATCACCACGCTGCTCATTCTCAACCTGGCGTTTGCAGATGGCTGCCTGATGGCCATCACCTTCTTCTTCGTGGTCTACGTGGCAGTGAAGAACTGGATCTTCGGCCGATTCCTGTGCAAGGCCCTTTTCTTCTTGTGCAAGACCAACATGTACGCCTCCATCATGCTGATCATGCTCATGAGCCTTCACAGGCTGGTGGTGATAGTTTGGCCGCAGCGCGTCAGCGTCCTCAAAGACCGCCGGGCGATGCGGCATCTGCTGGTCGGGCTGTGGATCCTGGTCCCGCTGTTGTCCCTGCCACCTGTCGTCTTCAGGGACCTGCAGCACAGGAAGGATCTGAGCTGGGTGTGCATGCCCAATCACACGCTGCCCCAGTAT GTGGTGCTGCAGTACACAATGGAGACTGTGGTGGGCTTCCTCATTCCGTACGTGGTGATCGTCTGCAGCTACGTGTGCATTTTGCGGCACCTCAGGCGAACCCAGTTCAAGCGCAGGATTCGCAGTGAGAATCTCATCCTCGGTATAGTGGTGTTCTTCGGGATTTTCTGGCTCCCCTATCATTTCATTAATGTGATTCAG GTGGTGGCCACCCTCACTCCTGAGGATTCAACTTTCAAAAATAG CCTTGATAGAATATGGTCGTCTGGCCGTACGGTGGCGTCCTCCGTGGCCTTCATCAGCAGCTGTGTGAACCCTGTCTTCTACACCTTCGCGGCAAGGTCCTACATCCGATCCAATGGTCTGTCCTTCATGGCCCGCCTGTTTGAGGGGACGGGACGGGATTTAGGTCTGAAGAAGCTCAGGCAGCGTGACGCCTTTGGACTCAAAAGCCTAGACTCTTCCAGCAGCTCTGGGactgcagcaaataaaaaataa
- the LOC114788496 gene encoding leukotriene B4 receptor 1-like: MDEDYNVSNIVGAFIFCLVFLLGGPGNFFIIWSILTQSHKRTITTLLILNLAIADGCLMCLTVFFVIYMLKQNWVFGSAMCKVIYYLCNSNMYTSVMFITLMSLHRLMVIVWPRRASVLSKRRNIIHALLALWILVPLLSVPVPVFMEVRSVGNHSECAANHTTSRQVVSQYTFETVMGFLIPYAMIVSSYVCILRRLRQTKFKRSVHSENLILAIIIVFGLFWFPYHVMNMIQVGAALAPQRSELKKSLEKIGRDGRPVTSALAFISSCANPVLYTYAARSYIRANGLAFMARLFEGTALDLGLKKIRQRDGLGLKIAESSSTTGNQDMANGQ, translated from the exons ATGGACGAAGACTATAATGTCTCCAACATTGTGGGCGCCTTCATCTTCTGCCTGGTCTTCCTCCTGGGCGGGCCCGGCAacttcttcatcatctggaGTATCCTGACACAGTCGCACAAGCGCACCATCACCACTTTGCTCATCCTCAACCTGGCCATTGCAGATGGATGCCTGATGTGCCTCACCGTCTTCTTTGTGATCTACATGCTCAAACAAAACTGGGTCTTTGGCAGCGCCATGTGCAAGGTGATCTACTACTTGTGCAACTCCAACATGTACACCTCCGTGATGTTCATCACGCTGATGAGCCTTCACAGGTTAATGGTGATAGTGTGGCCTCGGCGCGCCAGCGTGCTCAGCAAGCGGCGTAATATCATACACGCGCTGCTGGCCCTCTGGATTCTTGTGCCCCTGTTGTCAGTTCCGGTGCCGGTCTTCATGGAAGTGAGAAGTGTGGGCAACCACAGCGAATGTGCAGCTAATCACACAACCTCGCGACAG GTGGTGTCTCAGTACACGTTTGAGACGGTGATGGGCTTTCTCATCCCCTACGCTATGATAGTCAGCAGCTACGTGTGCATCCTGCGCCGTCTCAGGCAGACAAAGTTCAAGCGCAGCGTCCACAGCGAAAACCTAATCCTGGCCATTATCATCGTCTTCGGCCTTTTCTGGTTTCCCTACCATGTCATGAACATGATCCAG GTGGGAGCTGCTCTCGCTCCACAAAGGTCAGAACTTAAAAAGAG CCTGGAGAAAATCGGCAGGGACGGTCGCCCTGTCACCTCTGCTTTGGCCTTCATCAGCAGCTGCGCCAACCCTGTCCTCTACACCTATGCGGCGAGGTCCTACATCCGGGCCAACGGCCTGGCCTTCATGGCCCGCCTGTTCGAGGGCACGGCTCTGGATTTGGGCCTGAAGAAGATCAGGCAGCGGGACGGGCTTGGGCTCAAAATTGCAGAGTCTTCCAGCACCACTGGGAACCAGGACATGGCGAATGGACAATAA
- the nfatc4 gene encoding nuclear factor of activated T-cells, cytoplasmic 4, translating to MSRGREDSPATGRGDADTLFSSAAAGMGAAPGPGPGPGPGPGPGPGPGWEEGEFDFKLVFEEDQSRDTQLASSHVGQPLGIPSPPSAANPRAGMHSPPPRRALVRELSGTYESLPARSVQVSESRVLECPSIQITTISPEDDSALAGGGYWERERLYLPLLDPFCYRDNVTGAGSLSPSPASSPSSRGWLSPASSCDSLLVEEDELNETASHFCLSPSQRPTSPGGKKRRNSPLASPCASRRSSYSEEHPSAPELGDCGPHSHNPASSCELNIPQKTRKTSLEQVSPRDADQEEPSTPSPHCPLTEPLPLRRDPPSMGMDYLSVPPALGWGRTRASAHSPLFRSNALPPLDWPLPSQFDQYELRLEVQPRPHHRAHYETEGSRGAVKASPGGHPVVKLLGYTERQTLSLQVFVGTADDRSIRPHPFYQIHRVTGKMVGTASQESIQAGTKLLDIPLNPETNMTALIDCAGILKLRNSDIELRKGETDVGRKNTRVRLVFRTHVPLAPALIPPGRVLALQVASLPIECSQRSAQELPVVESVSLTYCSVEGGEEMLLGGANFLPTSRVLFMERGSDGKLHWEEEAHVDRDKSSECLLCVRVPPYSDLTASRPVPVCVYVSNGKRKRSSTHCFKYLPTAFKEEDPLLSPPSVLSLEGVTLGLPSDRGLHLKGDTPSEERGLPFHLPPYPIDCSYPGYPEEYCSKPEGLEEMRMGRGSLSERQPSFENLELGFTELLPPLYPRVPQPPSPSPSPWLDSPYLSSSPSPSHSSSLSPFPASSPISTSPLPPFPHSPYPQCPYPPEICPSPPQNPSHYQDLYPPPYSQYEAWEQQGMDSIDSEAAAGAKLQENAADFAGPSSMHNITLEEVNEFIGEDIRSFRSAPHMDSRPA from the exons ATGAGCCGCGGGAGGGAGGACTCGCCCGCGACCGGCCGCGGGGACGCCGACACGCTCTTCTCCTCCGCCGCCGCGGGGATGGGGGCTGCGCCCGGACCCGGACCCGGACCCGGACCCGGACCCGGACCCGGACCCGGACCCGGCTGGGAGGAGGGCGAGTTCGACTTCAAGCTGGTGTTCGAGGAGGACCAGAGCCGCG ACACCCAGCTGGCATCCTCGCACGTTGGCCAGCCCCTGGGCATCCCTTCCCCGCCCAGCGCAGCCAATCCCAGGGCTGGAATGCACTCTCCGCCTCCGAGACGGGCGCTGGTGCGGGAGCTGAGCGGAACGTATGAGAGTCTCCCAGCGAGATCCGTACAG GTGTCGGAATCCAGGGTGCTGGAATGTCCCAGCATTcagatcaccaccatctcccCTGAGGATGACTCCGCCCTGGCAGGGGGTGGATACTGGGAGCGGGAACGCCTCTACCTGCCTCTGCTGGACCCCTTCTGCTATCGCGACAACGTGACAGGGGCGGGTTCACTGAGCCCCAGCCCCGCCTCCAGCCCCTCCTCCCGCGGGTGGCTCAGCCCAGCTTCCAGCTGCGACTCgctgctggtggaggaggacgAGCTGAACGAAACCGCTTCCCACTTCTGCCTCTCACCCTCCCAGCGGCCCACCTCTCCGGGGGGGAAGAAGCGCAGGAACTCGCCCCTGGCCTCGCCGTGCGCCTCCCGGAGGAGCAGTTACTCGGAGGAGCATCCCTCCGCCCCGGAGCTGGGGGACTGTGGCCCTCACTCGCATAATCCAGCCAGCAGCTGTGAGCTGAACATCCCCCAGAAGACCAGGAAGACTTCGCTGGAACAG GTGTCGCCCAGGGACGCGGACCAGGAGGAGCCTTCAACCCCGAGCCCCCACTGCCCTCTGACCGAGCCCCTGCCGCTGAGGCGAGACCCTCCTTCCATGGGCATGGACTACCTGTCCGTGCCCCCTGCTCTCGGCTGGGGGAGAACCAGGGCCAGTGCACACAGTCCTCTGTTCAG GTCCAATGCTCTGCCACCGCTGGATTGGCCACTGCCGTCCCAGTTTGACCAGTATGAGTTGCGTCTTGAGGTGCAGCCACGCCCACATCACCGCGCCCACTATGAGACTGAAGGCAGCCGTGGAGCCGTCAAAGCATCACCTGGAGGTCATCCCGTCGTGAAG ctgctgggctacaccGAAAGACAGACGCTCTCCTTGCAGGTGTTTGTGGGAACTGCTGATGACAGGTCCATCCGGCCCCATCCATTCTATCAAATACACCG AGTGACAGGGAAAATGGTGGGCACTGCCAGCCAGGAGAGCATCCAGGCAGGGACAAAGCTGCTTGACATCCCCCTCAATCCCGAGACCAACATGACTGCATT AATTGACTGTGCTGGGATTCTGAAGCTGAGGAATTCTGACATCGAGCTCAGGAAAGGAGAGACAGATGTCGGTAGGAAAAACACACGTGTGCGGCTTGTCTTCCGCACACACGTCCCACTGGCTCCAGCCCTCATCCCTCCAGGGAGGGTCCTTGCCCTGCAGGTGGCTTCACTGCCCATTGAGTGCT CACAGCGCTCTGCTCAGGAGCTGCCCGTGGTTGAGTCCGTCAGTCTGACGTATTGCTCAGTAGAAGGGGGAGAGGAGATGCTGCTGGGTGGGGCCAACTTCCTGCCCACCTCCCGAGTGCTTTTCATGGAGAGAGGATCAG ATGGGAAGCTGCACTGGGAGGAGGAGGCACATGTGGATCGGGATAAGAGTAGCGAG TGCTTGCTGTGTGTGCGAGTCCCACCGTACAGCGATCTGACCGCGAGTCGTCCGGTGCCCGTTTGCGTCTACGTCTCCAAcgggaagagaaaaagaagcagcaCTCACTGTTTCAAGTACCTGCCCA CCGCTTTCAAGGAAGAAGACCCCCTTTTATCCCCTCCCTCTGTTTTGTCACTGGAGGGGGTGACTCTTGGGCTCCCCTCAGACAGAGGTCTGCATCTTAAAGGGGATACCCCATCGGAGGAGAGGGGACTGCCTTTTCATCTGCCCCCATACCCCATCGACTGCTCTTACCCCGGCTACCCAGAGGAGTACTGCTCCAAGCCAGAAGGTCTTGAAGAAATGAGAATGGGCAGAGGGTCTCTCTCCGAAAGGCAGCCGAGTTTTGAGAACTTGGAGCTGGGCTTCACTGAGCTCCTGCCTCCTCTATACCCCCGTGTTCCCCAGCCCCCCTCTCCGTCTCCTTCCCCCTGGCTGGACTCTCCGTACCTTTCCTCCTCTCCGTCCCCCTCGCACTCCTCCTCGCTCAGCCCGTTTCCCGCCAGCAGTCCCATCTCcacttctcctcttcctcctttccCTCACTCCCCCTATCCACAGTGCCCTTACCCCCCAGAGATCTGTCCGTCTCCGCCCCAAAATCCCAGCCATTACCAGGACCTGTACCCACCACCATACAGCCAGTACGAAGCATGGGAGCAGCAGGGCATGGATTCCATCGACAGCGAGGCCGCTGCTGGGGCGAAGCTGCAGGAAAACGCTGCGGATTTTGCAGGACCTTCCTCCATGCACAACATCACACTGGAGGAAG TGAACGAGTTTATAGGAGAAGATATCAGATCCTTTCGGTCTGCTCCACACATGGACAGCAGACCTGCATGA